TCCAGTGATGTAATCTTGTACTGGTTTTGCAGTGTGTTGTACTTACTAAGTTTCTGTATAGCTACATGTGTTACCACATGATGTGTTGGGCGACCACCATTGGTTGTATATATAGAGGTGTGTCTCCTTATCTTGTTCATGTCTGATAAAGGGCTGCTGCCCGAAACGCCACGTGTGGTGATATGATTAACATTTCCAAAAGGAGCAGTTTCTGGTGTGCTgacctgtttttgtatttatgataTTAGATAGCTAAAAAAGCTGTATTAATGATGTCATATTGCTGAACACTTCTCTGTTTAGCTGTGAGAGTATAATAGGTGGACAGCAGCAGCCTGTGCTGTACAGGGTGGTAGGAAATACTTAGGAAAAGTCAGaaattaggattcatcctctgggaaccatgaatgtctgtgagACAGtgaaacagctcattctgaccCACCAAAAACAACCTATATTGACCTCTAACttcattttatccttttttgAGACGTTCTATAAACTTGATtacagctgtaaaaaaaaaggacaaaatacTGTCTTGTTATGAAACGTCTTACCCATATTAGGATCTTaacacagaaaatgtaaaagagATTGATTGCAGTGCATGATGAGAATATCTGATCTGAGAAAGGCACTTTGATTTCAGCACATCTCAACATTCTAATGCACACCCCCCCCACCtccacatgtattttgtaaGCAGTAACACAGTAGGACTTACTGTTGCCTCATCATAGGAATGTTAACGCAGTTAGCTGCAGCCACCGCTGCAAAAGGGACCCAGCGCGCTACAAGAGGAGGAGCTCTCTGCAGGAGAGAGTGAAGACAAGGAAAGGTCAGGTGTTACATCACTATGATTTTTACTTTATGATCATCagctttattttcttattttacagaaaGCAGACACTTTCTTGTGTTGGTTTTCTAACCAGCAGTTATCAAAACCCAGAATAAGTATTTATTAAAGTTTCCAGGTTGAAAGTCAGCTTTTACTACAATAAAAGTATTTAACAGGAAAGGTATttttatgtgaaaaaaaaatgccttcCAGTATTTTATACATCTCAGACTAAAACTAGGCAACAccccattttaaaaatgttctcctgctgctgctgctaacatGAGACAGGAAACACGTCTGACTGAACTGTTGTTTCACATTATCCAGAGGAGGCTGGTGACAAATTAAACATGAAGAATAACTCATTGAGCACACAAATCTCTCTGTCACTCAGTgctgtataataataataataataatgatgataataataataataattgtgtctgtgtgtgtttgtaccttTGTGTAGAGGTTGAGTCCGACTGCTGTGGCTAATGCTGTGCTGGTTGCTGTGAAGTAGGCGACTCCAATCTGCCTGAGAGAGACAACAAAAGCCTTTTTAAGACATGGAATATATAACACTACCAGATTCATCCATCTGTTACACTGATGGCTTTTTGTCATTCTGATGGGAGGTGATGGCGCCTGATGTTGAACTACTAGTGATGGATTTAAAGACTTATTTTCCAGTGGAGCCTTAAATAATGACGCTTGATGCTTCTATTAAAACTTAATCCACTGGTACATTTTCTCAAATTTCAACACAGTGCACAAGTTTTGAATGACAAGACGCTAACTTCGTAAGACACAAGTCAagtcgctaagccccgcccctttgtgatggccaaacaagctgtcgcagtaagcatggagcccacactgtaactagctgcactccctgaagaaatattatcatatttttggagaaatgaaagagtgattccagagagaagcagacagaggggtgtacagtctgtgtttgaaggatatatccaggatgtcaaactgactcagcagcaacaacaggttaaaaagacaaagatagttagaagctaaagccgNNNNNNNNNNNNNNNNNNNNNNNNNNNNNNNNNNNNNNNNNNNNNNNNNNNNNNNNNNNNNNNNNNNNNNNNNNNNNNNNNNNNNNNNNNNNNNNNNNNNNNNNNNNNNNNNNNNNNNNNNNNNNNNNNNNNNNNNNNNNNNNNNNNNNNNNNNNNNNNNNNNNNNNNNNNNNNNNNNNNNNNNNNNNNNNNNNNaacctctccaggtaacgagtatcattaatacacgacgtgccccaggcacaacatttagctccaaatccacaaaaccagcctgaaaatgaaggaaatctgaaacgagtgcattagagtcaatggagcacagctggaccctggtctgagccggcctgatgctgcGTTATGATTGCCCAGTCTGCGtccgggggcgggacttagcaaagggtcaattacaTTCCTGCAGAAAACATGAATGGAGTACTGGTCTGATTATAATTGTGGTTGTATGGAGAACATACCAGAAGTTGTATGTTCTTCTATTACGCATTTTATGCTATTTGACTCCCAGGTCAAAGCCTGGGGTgcaaactgtggagcatgctcagagcgccttggccagtttgggtccgattgaccgtatacatgcaggaggaattcaaCTCTCAATCGTATTATCTTGGTGTGTCAGTCcaactttgagaaatttgattgagtacgatttcagttggactaaggtgtttatatatattttaaaggtCGGGTTTTAGTTGCACTAACATtaataaatccattttctctaatgtcatgtaaatgtattgAATGACTGAACACCAAGATGgccgacatgacagctccccaaaagtgatgccaaaacatctcaattgttccctggtggctggctgcagtatcataaaccccctccatgttagcggatgggacatgggccaaactaaaatatcaaagtacacgtcaaagaAATTTTAGGTACATTTTAGGTAGctcttatcacactgatgtttgttGAAGTGTTTGGTTTTCAGATTAGTTTGATTTGAATTAGTTATCTGATGCCATAAAAAGGAGGTTTcacgtcatgattgacagctgcgtgagccaatcagagtgctCAAGAGCTATTGTGCTGCTCTTGATTAGTTGGATGAGAGTATGGGTGGagctgtgcagactctggctccaaatgacgtcaccagcaAAAGATGGCTGCACCTGTAtgggggatattttggcttcatttttgtacagtcatAATTTAACCTTGTGCTGCTGTTGCCTTTATGTTAATGTGGCAGCGTTAAATTCAGACTTGTTGGAAGATatgtggaaatgtttttatgtcCGACCCAGGAAGAATTGCTGTTCTAACGTTCATGTGAATAAATCGGAAACTTCTTCAGCGTGTCAAATTGCCATCAGAATTACGAGATCTAGAAGAGTTTGGAGACACAACACATCAGTTCCTTTAAACAGTCCACTGATAGCTCACAGTGAATTCTTACTTGGGAGTGATGGTGGAGGCAGCGTTACGGTTTGTGTAGTTGACCAGAGCGTTGAAGGACTGATTGACCCACTGCCAGAACACCACCGCAGGAACTGTCCTAGAAAACAGACAGTTATGAAACTCTAAAGCTGTCCTCTGTGAAACTGTAGTCATGTAGTAAGAAGCAGCTCGTCCTGGTTGCTCTCCCGCACCTGTAGAACTGAAGCATGGCGCCGGTGATGGCCATGCCCCCAGGGACCTGGAAGGACATGCGGCCGATAAGGTTCATGCGGTCTCCAGTGTCTGGGTGGAAGGCCGAGTCGTACAGCTTCTTAGCGTAgtagagctgctcctctgtggtGCCGGGAGGGATGGATCCTGCCCTGCAGAGGGCCACAAACACACCGACACGTTTTCACACCGTCAACTAGATTCTTCTTGTTGAAACTTGCAGATGGCGGTTAAAAAGCAGACACCCGGGAATGAGCCATCAGGGGAATATACCCCACCCAAAAATGGATTTCACAAGCTGTGTGTCTTATCTGTTCTGCTGCCTGATATATGACACTTCATTTAAACTcatttaatctttaaaaatcTGTACTGAATTAAAACGTTTTGGATACGGTTTATTCATGCAGataatatatgtataaatcAAAATATAGACTTATTTAAAGTTATAGTTTGGAtgttttaagtggggttgtccGTCGTCTTACCTGCAGCTCTCTACTAAAGCTTTGGCCTCGTCCAAGCGTGCGTCAGATAAGAGCGCCGTCGTGCAGTCTGTGATGTTGAAGAAGTGCTTCAGTCGGCCCATGAACGTAGACTGATCCCATCGTGGGGCGTCGATGTCAAATGAGCTCAGAGCCATTGTGGTTGTTAAAAAGCGGTTCCAATTTAATGCATTAAAAAGTCTGTGGAGAAGCTCCGTTTACGCTGCAGGAGGTTCCtcagcagctgcagtcacaacctgcagacagagagaggataaaaatgtaattatataaATGTGCtgttgaaaataaagaaattacaAGAGACTGACTGGGCTGAAACTGCAGTAACTCATTCATAGTTAATGAATGAATTACATGcatgtcttttgtctgtttaacACAACGGGTTCTTTTTTAAAGTCAAACCAGACAGACCTGGTTTAAGCTGATGTAACATTAACAGGTTTTTAGCTCAGTGGGTCAGAAAAGAACAGACGACCTTTGAACTCACACTgagagaaaattaattggcaactttTTAAACAATTGATAAATAACTCTTAACAATTCTCAAGCAAAAATATTACTTATTATCTAGTCCCAGCTTCTCCAAACCGATGATCTGATTTTTTCTTATGCTGAGGAAAGCCCAGGGCTGAAATGTGTCTGTTTCCTTCTGCTGCTGACACGTAAAAGTGTTTGGTACTTTTTTGTGAGTGACTGACGACTTAATTTGCTAATTTTTTCGCTTTTCTTCATCAAGTTTGACTGCAAcctgaatatctttggattttaGTTTGTTGaaaaattaaagattaaagaAGCTACTTTGAAGACCCCTCCTTGTGCTGCGGAAAAttagaaaatgcatttttcattattttctgacatttaatagacAAAAAAATTTACTGTTGAATTTTTTCCTGACACTGATGGCACAGTAGTATGGAGGCAAATAAGAGACTTAGGCCTTGTTTACATGAATaccgatacaaataaaaacagaattttattcatcctgtataaaaaaaattccgGGTTTACACGATCAGTTGCGAAAACGATATCCCTGTTTACATGAAGACGCAAAAACGGCAGCTTTTTGCTGTaattagcatgccaggccagtaggtggcgatacgccatatgtcaaacaccatagaagaaCGTTCTGCGCaagcacagtgatttgttttcctcttggcgctagtgataaaaacaatgataaactacattttaaccttatgtagcagctgctatgcacttactaaaattgggcacagcagacgtCCTTGTTCGCCGATGTagcggtgatgttgatgcagcagtggtaagttcatttgtaagctcgtaagtagtcccaaaagtgctaacaaaacgtaaacaacCTGTCTCCACAGAAacggatattttttaaaaactttcactttggaagccATTTTTGAAAATCTCAGTTTTCGCCGAGAAAAACACCGGTTACGTATAAATGATAGGAGCAAACGGAAAGATAAATACCCAGAAATATACGTAACCGTATAAACAGGCCcttaagtatttttattttatcagcgACCGAAtactcaaaataaaaatctaaacacCACTGAATTTATAGCATTGAAATACTTTTAGTTGAAAATCATGtatctttttttcatgattaacATAAAATTTCTTAATTTGAACTTCCAAAAGTTTCAaaagctttaatttatttttttaatgttcaaaaattcagatccaaaaattcaagtttcaaaatttaaataaaataaaaataaaaaacaaaatatcgATCAGTCAAATTCAGATGTAACATTTCAAGTTGAAAAAATTCCAGAAGATCAGGTTTTGACCACATtttctaatttttatttttctgaagttttgaaacactgaaattcattgaacaacattttgaacaatgaaaaaataaatcaaattcagCTTTTGATATTACAAATTAAGAAATTTCATGCTTTCAAAATAGTAAATTCAGGACAAATAAATTCAGATATATggttttttaaagtaaaacatttcaATGCTTTTAATTTGGTGGTGTTTAAAGGTCAAAATGATGTATTCAGTGGCCGTTAAAAGTCAAATACTTGTGTCTCCTATTTGCCTCTATAGAGTTTTCTAGAGCTGCAGCAATTTGTCATttacttcagaaaaaaaatcaccattttgataattgattaattatcTCAGGTATTTTTGTCTTATATGATAGTCAAtgaaaaactttttattttatttatttatttatttttttacattttttagacTAAGTGACGGCAGattaaacaataatgaaaatagcTGACCCTAAATTATCCATGTTGGTACTGAACCTCAGCGAGTCTGCGGTACTAACCCACTCTCGACCCTGTGAGAGTGGTCTTTGAGATATTGTGTGCACCGCACTGAGCTGTAGTTTTTGGCTCTCCCCTCCCAGGCTGTTGGACTTGCTGCCAACATGTGCCCTTGGGATCAAACCCCAAACAACCctgaacaaacacaaactcttGTTTCTCCCTAAAAAATTCTCATGGGCCTAACTTCCACTAGAAATCATTGACCACCTCCTGGTAAATGGTTCCATGGGTTGTAATTTGGGgtttttgcagctgcagcattCTGCCTCTTATTACACAACCAGAGGAACCAGAACCTGCTGATCTCAGCTCAAACTATCCAAACACCCCGCTGTGCATCTTCACATTACATTACTAATCATTTACTGTAGGTGCTCAGTGAAATCTCACAACAGAAACCTGCCGTATGTGGTTTAATCTTTGGTAGATAAAGGGCGTATGAGGAGAGGAGCATATCAGCGCTGTCTGAAGGCTCAGCCTGGCTGGAACTGGAtcgtctctgctgctgtttgtttagaAAGTAGGGTAAAGGCCCGCAGAACGTTGTGGGGGACACTGAACATGAGCCAATGTCAACGTGGCCCTACATCCCTCGACATAATAAGAGTATTAAAACAAAGACCTGAACTCACAGAATGGGCCTgcaactaataattattttcagtaCTGATTAATCTGCccattattttctccattaattgaataataatttgtcaataaaataatgaaacatgCCCGCTGTAATTCCCCAGAACCCAAGGTAACGTATTCAAATGGCATGTTTTATCCAACCgacagtccaaaaatccaaagatattcagtttattatcatgtatgacaaagaaaagcatcaagttatcacatttaagaagcataaaaccagcaaatgtttgccttttattgggttaaaaaattattaaatcaattattCGATTACTAAAATAGTTGCCAatcaattttctgtcaatcaactaaCCAATTAATCAACTAAGCGTTGTAGCTCCAACCACATTGGACAAGTTATTTTCATGATCAGCTCACCTATGACTAATCGCACCATAACGATTAGTCGTTTAATTGTCAACTATTGAATTAATCTccaattaatttaattgattCATCAGTCTTTTAACCAATTCAGTCAAGAAAATCAAGTAAAAATTCTCTAATTTTTGCTGTTTAATTAGAATATCTTCTGGTTTCTTtgctcctctatgacagtaaactggatattttttgggttgtggacaaaacaagacattgagGACGACatttgggctttgggaaacagagatcttttgacattttatagaccaaacaagtAATCGATTATTTGCGAAAATAAACGAcgatgaaaataattattaattgcAGCCCTGATAATTAATTGTTTACCCTATAAAAAGTTTGTAAGGAATAATGTCTGTTGCTCAGAAgtagagtgggtcatccactaatcggaagatcagcggttcgatccctggctgcTCCAGTCTGCGTGTCGAAGTATTCTTGGGCAACATACTACGATGATGAATGATAATGAATgattactgagtagcaggtggcaccttgtattgTAGCCtaggccaccagtgtgtgaatgtgtgtgtgaatgggtgaatgagaCGTAGTGCAGTGGCTTTAGTGgccagaagactagaaaggcgctatacaattACAGTCCATTCACCCTTTACCATAATTTTCCGGAGCCCAAAACTGCAGCTTCAcagttgcttgttttgtccaacggTCGAAAACCAAAAGATATATTACGTTaataattacataaaaacagagaaaagctttaaacgtttcacattttaaaagccGGAACTGCTGAATGTTTGATAAATGACTTCAGAGAAGAATCACCTGTCATAAAATTTGTAGCCGATTcattttttggactgttgacTAGGTGTTTCAGCACAAAAACATATCCAGAAAATAAAACTAACTGAATAAACCTTAAGCATTTTCACTGATATAGTTGTACAGTTTGCGACACTTTGTTGTCCACAGATGAAGAAACTTGTGTAGCCTATGCATAATAAACCATTTTCAATCAATTTATAATCACACAAACaccttaaatgtgaatatttgctagATTTTTTCATCTTCTTTAATAATAAATAGAATTTCTGAATGAATAACAACTACAGCTGCGACGATTCGTCAATCTACAGaaaatctgcaactattttgatgataaattcatcatttcaagtcattttttaagcagaAATACCAAACATTCTCTGGTTTTCACTTCTTAAACATGAGGATTTCGTATTTTAATTCAACATATATGACAGTCATATTAACATCTTAATGTTCTGGAttgttggtcggacaaaacaagcaaaccgAGGGGAAATACTTGTTAGATGCAGCCCTCGTAATATCAGAATATTTGGCTTTTGGAAACAGCAATGGACAGCTTTCATTACTCTGTGATGTTATTACATATTCTTGACAAACCCCTGaagatatttttattgtaatttttcaaCTCTGTTTCTTTTATATGTAAATAAACTGGTTTCTGGTGTTATAGATCAAATGATTAATCGATCCTGA
The Epinephelus moara isolate mb chromosome 13, YSFRI_EMoa_1.0, whole genome shotgun sequence genome window above contains:
- the sfxn2 gene encoding sideroflexin-2, with the translated sequence MALSSFDIDAPRWDQSTFMGRLKHFFNITDCTTALLSDARLDEAKALVESCRAGSIPPGTTEEQLYYAKKLYDSAFHPDTGDRMNLIGRMSFQVPGGMAITGAMLQFYRTVPAVVFWQWVNQSFNALVNYTNRNAASTITPKQIGVAYFTATSTALATAVGLNLYTKRAPPLVARWVPFAAVAAANCVNIPMMRQQEILSGIAVSDENGNKLGHSTRAAVKGITQVVISRITMAAPGMIILPIIMQRLEKYKFMQRITYLHGPIQVMLVGGFLIFMVPAACSLFPQRCSMAVSKLEPELRDSIRSQYGDAVQCVYFNKGL